The following coding sequences are from one uncultured Desulfobacter sp. window:
- the cysK gene encoding cysteine synthase A, which produces MSSNKVLNQIGATPMFRIGLGGNDDMNIYAKAEYLNPGGSIKDRVALFIIEEAEKKGQLRRGMSIVEATSGNTGIAVAMVGLIKGYHVKIIMPENMSDERKKMIRALNAELILTDAKKNVAGAVEKLKEIMIGDDNIFVPDQFENYDNSMSHYLSTGPEIWKNMNGHVDVFISGLGSGGTLMGTGKYLKEKNPDIMIVAVEPKNVSALLGHEPGLHKIEGIGDGFVPSIVDTTLIDQVVEVDDDSAVEMTRRLAGEQGFLVGISSGANVCAALEIQKLFGKDKNIATIFPDGAERYFSTALFAGRNRELAVAI; this is translated from the coding sequence ATGAGTTCAAATAAAGTTTTGAATCAGATAGGCGCTACCCCCATGTTTCGCATTGGTCTTGGGGGCAATGACGACATGAATATTTACGCAAAAGCAGAATACCTGAATCCAGGGGGATCAATCAAAGATCGAGTGGCCCTTTTTATTATAGAGGAGGCTGAAAAAAAGGGGCAACTAAGAAGAGGAATGTCCATTGTGGAAGCAACCAGCGGAAATACAGGAATTGCAGTTGCAATGGTCGGTTTAATTAAAGGGTATCATGTAAAGATCATCATGCCGGAAAATATGAGTGATGAGAGAAAAAAGATGATCCGGGCTTTGAATGCTGAATTAATTTTAACGGACGCTAAAAAAAATGTGGCGGGTGCGGTTGAAAAACTTAAAGAGATTATGATTGGAGATGACAATATTTTTGTCCCCGACCAGTTTGAAAATTATGACAACAGTATGTCCCACTATCTTTCCACAGGTCCGGAGATATGGAAAAACATGAACGGACATGTGGATGTTTTCATATCAGGCCTTGGCAGCGGCGGCACACTCATGGGAACAGGAAAATACCTGAAGGAAAAGAATCCTGATATCATGATTGTTGCAGTTGAGCCGAAAAATGTCTCCGCACTTCTGGGGCATGAACCTGGGCTTCACAAGATAGAAGGCATCGGCGATGGATTTGTTCCCTCCATTGTAGATACCACTCTTATCGACCAGGTCGTTGAGGTTGACGATGACAGTGCGGTTGAAATGACCCGCAGGCTTGCCGGTGAGCAAGGCTTTCTTGTGGGAATTTCTTCAGGGGCCAACGTATGCGCAGCTCTTGAAATACAAAAGTTATTTGGAAAGGATAAAAATATTGCTACCATTTTCCCGGACGGCGCAGAAAGGTATTTCAGTACAGCTCTTTTTGCAGGTCGGAACCGGGAATTGGCAGTTGCGATATAG
- a CDS encoding site-specific integrase: MKQIKEVHEAWKFYDDFILQSHSKRSQTTETGRWKNHISPIVGEKLINELTIYDLLELRKSLEAKKLSPQTIFHCLSLLRRILNRVVDYDPSVQVPKFRNVMPKFDNRRLRYLSRPELDRLLNILKRKSKDWFDISVFAVNTGLRRGEIFNLGSENINDSDRNICILDSKTHKNRVVPLNGTAFKIISNNKNKKIFTLSAPKTFEQAVKESGLNDGIKDSRHKVVFHTLRHTFASWLVQRGVKLEVVSQLLGHSSLNITMQYAHLAPSQGKSAVNLISEEFE, encoded by the coding sequence TTGAAACAGATCAAAGAAGTTCATGAAGCGTGGAAATTTTATGATGATTTTATTTTACAGTCACATTCAAAGAGAAGTCAGACGACAGAGACCGGCAGATGGAAAAACCATATTTCCCCGATCGTTGGGGAAAAACTAATAAATGAATTAACCATTTATGACCTTCTTGAATTACGCAAATCGCTGGAAGCTAAAAAATTAAGCCCACAGACTATTTTTCATTGCCTATCCTTACTGCGTAGAATCCTCAACAGGGTTGTTGATTATGACCCCTCTGTGCAGGTCCCTAAATTCAGAAATGTGATGCCAAAATTTGACAACCGCCGGTTACGTTATCTTTCAAGACCGGAATTGGATAGACTTTTAAATATTTTGAAGAGAAAATCAAAAGATTGGTTCGACATATCAGTCTTTGCCGTTAACACCGGGTTACGCAGAGGAGAAATATTTAATCTCGGTTCTGAGAATATTAACGATAGTGATCGGAATATTTGCATTTTAGACTCGAAAACCCATAAAAACAGAGTCGTTCCGTTAAATGGCACAGCCTTTAAAATAATTTCGAATAACAAAAATAAGAAAATATTTACCCTATCCGCACCAAAAACCTTTGAGCAGGCCGTTAAGGAATCCGGCCTGAATGACGGAATCAAAGATTCCAGACATAAAGTTGTATTCCATACACTGCGTCACACGTTTGCAAGTTGGCTTGTCCAGAGAGGTGTTAAATTGGAGGTGGTCAGTCAATTGCTTGGCCACAGCAGCCTTAATATTACAATGCAGTATGCTCATTTAGCACCTTCCCAGGGAAAATCCGCTGTTAATTTAATAAGTGAAGAATTCGAATAA